From Rattus rattus isolate New Zealand chromosome 17, Rrattus_CSIRO_v1, whole genome shotgun sequence, the proteins below share one genomic window:
- the Gng14 gene encoding putative guanine nucleotide-binding protein G(I)/G(S)/G(O) subunit gamma-14 — protein sequence MASKVAIGSDIGQARRAVEQLRMEAGITRIKVSKAATDLLQFCTEQAKSDPFLVGIPAATNPFKEKKPCAIL from the exons ATGGCCAGCAAGGTGGCCATCGGCAGTGACATCGGACAGGCCCGCCGGGCAGTGGAGCAACTGCGGATGGAAGCAGGCATCACCCGCATAAAG GTATCCAAGGCAGCCACAGATCTGCTGCAGTTCTGCACGGAGCAGGCCAAGAGTGACCCCTTCCTTGTGGGCATCCCAGCTGCCACCAACCCtttcaaggaaaagaaaccctGTGCTATCCTCTGA
- the Fbxw9 gene encoding F-box/WD repeat-containing protein 9, with translation MELPSGQCGNPRSCEDESDPEPEPDPDAQAEAYVARVLTPPKPGMTPRRSSLQSMFSASLGVPERKDASKVPAVSLPGLLSLPPELLLEICAYLDARVVLHVLPCVCQALHNLVRDRVTWRLRAQRRVRSPYPVVEEENFDWPAACIELEQHLARWAEDGQRTEYFCLADGHFASIDAVLLLQGGTLCLSGSRDRNVNLWDLRHLGKEPSRVLVKALGTQGNSTHKGWVWSLAAQDHRVCSGSWDSTVKLWDMAADGQQFGEIKGKAAVLCLSYQPDILVTGTYDKKVTIYDPRAGLTLVKSRRLHSSAVLAVLADDRHIISGSEDHSLVVFDRRANSVLQRLQLDSYLLCMSYQEPQLWAGDNQGLLHVFANQDGCFQLVRTFDVGHQSQITGIKHSLGTLYTTSTDKTIRVHVPTDPPKTICTRRHHNVLNGICAEGNIVVAASGGLSLEVWRLLA, from the exons ATGGAGCTTCCCTCAGGGCAGTGTGGGAATCCTCGCTCTTGTGAGGACGAGTCGGACCCCGAGCCAGAGCCGGACCCTGATGCTCAAGCTGAGGCCTATGTAGCACGCGTGCTCACCCCGCCCAAACCTGGCATGACCCCGCGGCGCTCGTCACTGCAGTCCATGTTCTCCGCGTCCCTGGGCGTGCCAGAGCGAAAGGATGCCTCCAAAGTACCGGCAGTGAGCCTGCCGGGCCTCCTCAGCCTTCCCCCGGAGCTGCTGCTGGAGATCTGTGCCTACCTGGATGCGCGGGTCGTGCTTCATGTCCTGCCGTGCGTGTGCCAAGCGCTGCACAACCTCGTGCGTGATCGAGTCACCTGGAGGCTACGCGCTCAGCGCCGCGTACGCTCACCCTACCCAGTGGTAGAAG AGGAGAACTTTGACTGGCCGGCTGCCTGCATTGAGCTGGAGCAGCACCTGGCCCGCTGGGCAGAGGACGGACAGCGGACCGAATACTTCTGCTTGGCTGATGGCCACTTTGCTTCCATTGATGCAGTGTTGCTACTCCAG GGTGGGAcactgtgtttgtcaggctcccGGGATCGAAATGTCAACCTGTGGGACTTGCGACATCTAGGGAAGGAGCCCAGCCGAGTTCTGGTGAAGGCCTTGGGCACCCAGGGCAATAGCACACACAAG GGCTGGGTATGGTCGCTAGCAGCACAGGACCACCGTGTGTGCTCCGGCTCTTGGGACAGCACTGTGAAGCTGTGGGACATGGCGGCCGACGGGCAGCAGTTTGGAGAGATCAA GGGCAAGGCGGCAGTGCTGTGCCTTTCCTACCAACCTGATATCCTGGTGACTGGTACCTATGACAAGAAGGTGACCATCTATGATCCCAGAg CTGGCCTGACCCTGGTGAAGAGCCGGAGGCTGCACTCAAGTGCTGTGCTAGCAGTGCTGGCGGATGACAGACATATCATCTCAGGCAGTGAGGACCACAGTCTTGTGGTATTTGATCGTCGAGCCAATAGCGTCCTGCAGCGGCTCCAG CTGGACTCCTATCTGCTCTGCATGTCTTACCAggagccccagctctgggcaggtGACAACCAGGGCCTGCTGCACGTCTTCGCCAACCAAGATGGCTGCTTCCAGCTTGTTCGG ACCTTTGATGTGGGTCACCAGTCTCAGATCACAGGGATCAAACACTCGCTGGGGACTCTGTACACAACATCTACTGACAAGACTATTCGG GTTCATGTGCCCACAGATCCACCTAAGACCATCTGTACCCGAAGGCACCACAACGTGTTAAATGGG ATCTGTGCTGAGGGCAACATAGTGGTGGCTGCCTCTGGTGGCCTGTCATTGGAGGTCTGGAGGCTGCTGGCCTGA